A DNA window from Pseudomonas sp. B21-056 contains the following coding sequences:
- the mupP gene encoding N-acetylmuramic acid 6-phosphate phosphatase MupP, whose product MRLKAVLFDMDGTLLDTAPDFIAICQAMRADRGLPPINTQYIRDEISGGARAMVAVTFSMDPESPGFEELRQEFLDRYLKGCAVHSHLFDGMAEVLADIEAANLIWGVVTNKPVRFAEPIMQQLGLAERSKVLICPDHVKNSKPDPEPLTLACKMLDLDPASVLFVGDDLRDIESGRSAGTKTCAVTYGYIHPDDNPKHWGADVVIDHPLALREVLDNALCSC is encoded by the coding sequence ATGCGTCTCAAAGCGGTTCTCTTCGACATGGACGGCACGCTGCTCGACACCGCGCCGGACTTCATCGCCATCTGCCAGGCCATGCGTGCCGACCGCGGCTTGCCACCGATCAACACGCAGTACATTCGTGACGAAATTTCCGGCGGCGCCCGCGCGATGGTCGCGGTGACCTTTTCCATGGACCCGGAATCTCCAGGGTTCGAGGAGCTGCGCCAGGAATTCCTCGATCGCTACCTCAAGGGTTGCGCCGTCCATAGCCATCTGTTCGACGGCATGGCCGAGGTGCTGGCCGACATTGAAGCCGCCAACCTGATCTGGGGCGTGGTCACCAACAAACCGGTGCGCTTCGCCGAGCCGATCATGCAGCAACTGGGCCTGGCCGAACGCTCGAAAGTGCTGATCTGTCCGGACCATGTGAAAAACAGCAAGCCGGATCCGGAGCCGCTGACCCTGGCGTGCAAGATGCTCGACCTGGACCCGGCCAGCGTACTGTTCGTGGGCGACGACCTGCGGGACATCGAGTCCGGACGCAGCGCCGGCACCAAGACCTGCGCGGTGACCTACGGCTACATCCACCCGGACGACAATCCCAAGCATTGGGGGGCGGACGTGGTGATCGATCACCCGTTGGCGCTGCGCGAAGTGCTGGATAACGCGTTGTGCAGTTGCTGA
- the ubiG gene encoding bifunctional 2-polyprenyl-6-hydroxyphenol methylase/3-demethylubiquinol 3-O-methyltransferase UbiG, whose protein sequence is MSNVDHAEIAKFEALAHRWWDRESEFKPLHDINPLRVNWIDERVNLAGKKVLDVGCGGGILSEAMAQRGATVMGIDMGEAPLAVAQLHQLESGVSVEYRQITAEALAEEMPAQFDVVTCLEMLEHVPDPSSVIRACFRMVKPGGQVFFSTINRNPKAYLFAIIGAEYIMKLLPRGTHDFKKFIRPSELGAWSRMAGLTVKDIIGLTYNPLTKHYKLAADVDVNYMIQTLREE, encoded by the coding sequence ATGAGCAACGTCGACCACGCCGAAATCGCCAAATTCGAAGCCCTGGCTCACCGCTGGTGGGACCGCGAAAGCGAATTCAAACCGCTGCACGATATCAACCCACTGCGGGTCAACTGGATCGACGAGCGGGTCAACCTGGCCGGCAAGAAGGTGCTCGACGTCGGCTGTGGCGGCGGCATCCTCAGCGAAGCCATGGCCCAACGCGGCGCAACGGTGATGGGCATCGACATGGGCGAAGCGCCGCTGGCGGTGGCGCAACTGCACCAGCTGGAGTCCGGCGTCAGTGTGGAATACCGGCAGATCACCGCCGAAGCCCTGGCCGAGGAAATGCCCGCTCAGTTCGACGTGGTCACCTGCCTGGAAATGCTCGAGCACGTGCCGGACCCGTCCTCGGTCATCCGCGCCTGCTTCCGCATGGTCAAGCCCGGCGGCCAGGTGTTCTTCTCCACCATCAACCGCAACCCGAAGGCGTACCTGTTCGCCATCATCGGCGCGGAATACATCATGAAGCTGCTGCCCCGCGGCACCCACGACTTCAAGAAGTTCATCCGTCCTTCTGAGCTGGGCGCCTGGAGCCGCATGGCCGGGCTGACCGTCAAGGACATCATCGGCCTGACCTACAACCCGCTGACCAAGCACTACAAGCTGGCCGCCGACGTTGACGTCAACTACATGATCCAGACCCTGCGCGAGGAGTAA
- a CDS encoding TRZ/ATZ family hydrolase encodes MPKPVVALDLLLLPTWLVPVEPAGVVLKDHGLGIRDGCIVFIGPRAEALECEAAQVRELPGMLLSPGLVNAHGHAAMTLFRGLADDLPLMTWLERHIWPAEGKWVDEDFVRDGTDLAIAEQIKGGITCFSDMYFYPKVASERVHNSGIRAQIAIPILDFPIPGAASADDAIRQGIELFGDLKHHPRIKVAFGPHAPYTVGDENLEKIRVIAEELDAAIHMHVHETAFEVQQAVDNTAERPMARLGRLGLLGPRFQAVHMTQISDEDLALLVESNCSVIHCPESNLKLASGFCPVERLWQAGVNVAVGTDGAASNNDLDLLGETRTAALLAKAVAGSATALDAHRALRMATLNGARALGIEATVGSLEVGKAADLVAFDLSGLAQQPIYDPVSQLIYATGRDCVKHLWVAGKPLLEDGRLTRLDEQQLTATAQAWGRRISGHDE; translated from the coding sequence ATGCCCAAGCCTGTCGTTGCGCTCGACTTACTATTGCTGCCGACCTGGTTGGTGCCTGTCGAACCCGCCGGCGTGGTACTCAAGGATCATGGCCTGGGCATTCGCGACGGCTGCATCGTGTTCATCGGCCCGCGGGCCGAAGCCCTGGAATGCGAAGCCGCCCAGGTCCGCGAACTGCCGGGCATGCTGCTCAGCCCGGGGCTGGTCAACGCCCACGGCCACGCGGCGATGACGCTGTTCCGCGGCCTGGCCGACGACCTGCCCCTGATGACCTGGCTCGAACGGCACATCTGGCCGGCCGAGGGCAAATGGGTCGATGAAGACTTCGTGCGCGATGGCACCGACCTGGCGATCGCCGAGCAGATCAAGGGCGGCATCACCTGTTTCTCTGACATGTACTTCTACCCCAAGGTTGCCAGCGAACGCGTCCATAACAGCGGCATCCGTGCGCAAATCGCCATTCCGATCCTCGATTTCCCGATCCCAGGCGCCGCCAGCGCCGACGATGCCATTCGTCAGGGCATCGAATTGTTTGGCGACCTCAAGCACCATCCGCGGATCAAAGTCGCATTCGGCCCGCATGCGCCTTACACCGTGGGCGACGAGAACCTGGAGAAAATCCGCGTGATTGCCGAAGAGCTGGACGCGGCCATTCATATGCATGTTCACGAAACCGCCTTTGAAGTGCAGCAGGCTGTGGATAACACCGCCGAGCGGCCGATGGCTCGCCTGGGGCGACTTGGCCTTCTGGGGCCACGTTTCCAGGCCGTGCACATGACTCAGATCAGCGATGAAGACCTGGCCTTGCTGGTAGAAAGCAACTGCAGCGTGATCCATTGCCCGGAATCGAACCTGAAGCTGGCCAGTGGTTTCTGCCCGGTGGAGCGCTTGTGGCAGGCCGGCGTCAACGTGGCGGTCGGCACCGACGGCGCGGCCAGCAACAACGACCTGGACCTGCTGGGGGAAACCCGCACCGCAGCGCTGCTGGCCAAGGCTGTCGCCGGTTCGGCCACGGCCCTGGATGCCCATCGGGCGTTACGCATGGCCACGCTCAATGGCGCCCGGGCGCTGGGCATCGAGGCAACGGTTGGCTCGCTGGAAGTCGGCAAGGCTGCCGACCTGGTGGCCTTCGACCTGTCGGGGCTGGCGCAGCAACCGATCTACGACCCGGTGTCGCAACTGATCTACGCCACCGGCCGCGATTGCGTGAAACACCTGTGGGTGGCCGGCAAACCGTTGCTTGAAGACGGCCGGCTGACCCGCCTGGACGAACAACAACTGACCGCCACGGCCCAGGCCTGGGGTCGCCGCATCAGCGGTCACGACGAATAA
- the mtnA gene encoding S-methyl-5-thioribose-1-phosphate isomerase → MRDQLLAAEKVKAIDWRDGALYLLDQRVLPFEENWIAYTSAAGVAEAIRAMVVRGAPAIGISAAYGVVLAARTRMAEGGDWEAALEADFALLAESRPTAVNLFWALDRMRDRLARLKKHAEPLAALEAEAVAIHESDREANLTMAQLGVDLIRKHQGNAQAILTHCNTGALATGGFGTALGVIRGAFIEGMVERVYADETRPWLQGSRLTAWELANEGIPVTLNADSAAAHIMKAKGVTWVIVGADRITANGDVANKIGTYQLAVCAMHHGVRFMVVAPSSTIDMNLASGEDIPIEERDGRELLEVGGKRVGADVEAFNPVFDVTPADLIDAIVTEKGIVERPDTAKMAQLMCRKRLH, encoded by the coding sequence ATGCGCGATCAACTGTTGGCTGCGGAGAAGGTGAAGGCCATCGATTGGCGGGATGGCGCCCTGTACCTGCTGGATCAGCGTGTCTTGCCGTTCGAGGAAAACTGGATTGCCTACACCAGCGCGGCCGGCGTGGCCGAAGCCATTCGGGCGATGGTGGTGCGTGGCGCGCCGGCCATCGGCATCAGTGCGGCTTACGGCGTGGTGTTGGCCGCGCGGACGCGGATGGCCGAGGGCGGCGACTGGGAAGCGGCGCTGGAAGCCGATTTCGCTTTGTTGGCCGAGTCCCGGCCGACGGCAGTGAACCTGTTCTGGGCCCTGGATCGGATGCGCGACCGGCTGGCGCGCTTGAAGAAGCATGCCGAGCCGTTGGCCGCCCTCGAGGCCGAGGCCGTCGCCATTCATGAAAGCGATCGTGAAGCCAACCTGACCATGGCCCAGCTCGGCGTCGACCTGATCCGCAAGCATCAGGGCAATGCCCAGGCCATCCTGACCCATTGCAATACCGGCGCCCTGGCCACCGGCGGCTTCGGCACGGCCCTGGGGGTGATTCGTGGTGCATTCATCGAGGGGATGGTCGAGCGGGTCTACGCCGACGAAACCCGTCCATGGCTGCAGGGTTCGCGCCTGACGGCCTGGGAGCTGGCCAACGAGGGCATTCCTGTGACCCTCAACGCCGACTCCGCTGCCGCCCATATCATGAAGGCCAAGGGTGTGACCTGGGTGATCGTTGGCGCCGACCGCATCACCGCCAACGGTGACGTGGCGAACAAGATCGGCACCTATCAACTGGCAGTCTGCGCCATGCACCACGGTGTACGCTTCATGGTGGTGGCGCCGAGTTCGACCATCGACATGAACCTGGCCAGCGGCGAAGACATCCCGATCGAAGAGCGCGACGGGCGCGAACTGCTGGAAGTCGGCGGCAAGCGGGTCGGCGCGGATGTGGAGGCGTTCAACCCGGTGTTCGACGTCACCCCGGCGGACCTGATCGACGCCATCGTCACTGAGAAGGGTATCGTCGAGCGTCCGGATACCGCGAAGATGGCGCAGTTGATGTGTCGCAAGCGGTTGCATTGA
- the gyrA gene encoding DNA gyrase subunit A — protein MGELAKEILPVNIEDELKQSYLDYAMSVIVGRALPDARDGLKPVHRRVLFAMSELGNDFNKPYKKSARVVGDVIGKYHPHGDTAVYDTIVRMAQPFSLRYLLVDGQGNFGSVDGDNAAAMRYTEVRMTKLAHELLADLHKETVDWVPNYDGTEMIPAVMPTRIPNLLVNGSSGIAVGMATNIPPHNLGEVIDGCLALIDNPELTVDELMQYIPGPDFPTAAIINGRAGIIEAYRTGRGRIYMRARSTVEDIDKVGGRQQIVITELPYQLNKARLIEKIAELVKEKKLEGITELRDESDKDGMRVVIELRRGEVPEVILNNLYAQTQLQSVFGINIVALIDGRPRILNLKDLLEAFVRHRREVVTRRTVFELRKARERGHILEGQAVALSNIDPVIALIKASPTPSEAKEALVSTPWESSAVMTMVERAGADSCRPENLDPQYGLRDGKYFLSPEQAQAILELRLHRLTGLEHEKLLAEYQEILNQIGELIRILNSATRLMEVIREELEVIRAEYGDVRRTEILDARLDLTLGDMIPEEDRVVTISHGGYAKTQPLAAYQAQRRGGKGKSATGVKDEDYIAHLLVANSHTTLLLFSSKGKVYWLKTYEIPEASRAARGRPLVNLLPLDDGEYITTMLPVEEYTEGHYIFMATANGTVKKTPLESFSRQRSVGLIALELDEGDVLISAAITDGEREVMLFSDGGKVTRFKESDVRAMGRTARGVRGMRLPEGQKLISMLIPEEGSQILTASARGYGKRTAISEFPEYKRGGQGVIAMVSNERNGRLVGAVQVLDGEEIMLISDQGTLVRTRVDEVSSLGRNTQGVTLIKLASDETLVGLERVQEPSEVEGEELEGEELEGEEDVAFDGTLGADVDDMTGDDQSLDAAADEEEPQE, from the coding sequence ATGGGCGAACTGGCCAAAGAAATCCTCCCGGTCAATATCGAAGACGAGCTGAAACAGTCCTACCTCGACTACGCAATGAGCGTGATCGTCGGGCGGGCGCTGCCGGATGCGCGCGATGGCTTGAAGCCCGTGCACCGGCGCGTGTTGTTCGCGATGAGCGAGCTGGGCAACGACTTCAACAAGCCGTACAAGAAATCCGCCCGTGTCGTCGGTGACGTGATCGGTAAGTATCACCCTCACGGTGACACTGCGGTGTACGACACCATCGTCCGGATGGCGCAGCCATTTTCCCTGCGCTACCTGCTGGTAGACGGCCAGGGCAACTTCGGTTCCGTGGACGGCGACAACGCCGCGGCCATGCGATACACCGAAGTGCGCATGACCAAGCTGGCCCACGAGCTGCTGGCCGACCTGCACAAGGAAACCGTGGATTGGGTGCCGAACTACGACGGCACCGAAATGATCCCGGCGGTCATGCCGACCCGTATCCCGAACCTGCTGGTCAACGGCTCCAGCGGTATCGCCGTGGGCATGGCGACCAACATCCCGCCGCACAACCTCGGTGAAGTCATCGACGGTTGCCTGGCCCTCATCGACAACCCCGAGCTGACTGTCGATGAGCTGATGCAATACATCCCGGGTCCCGATTTTCCGACTGCGGCGATCATCAACGGTCGCGCCGGCATCATCGAGGCCTATCGCACCGGTCGCGGCCGTATCTACATGCGCGCCCGCTCGACGGTCGAGGACATCGACAAGGTCGGTGGCCGCCAGCAGATCGTCATCACCGAACTCCCGTACCAGTTGAACAAGGCCCGCCTGATCGAGAAGATCGCCGAGCTGGTGAAGGAGAAGAAGCTCGAAGGCATTACCGAGCTGCGGGACGAGTCCGACAAGGACGGCATGCGCGTCGTGATCGAGCTGCGTCGTGGCGAAGTGCCTGAGGTGATCCTCAACAACCTCTATGCCCAGACCCAACTGCAAAGCGTGTTCGGTATCAACATCGTCGCGCTGATCGACGGCCGTCCGCGGATCCTGAACCTCAAGGACCTGCTGGAAGCCTTCGTGCGTCACCGTCGCGAAGTGGTCACCCGCCGCACCGTGTTCGAACTGCGCAAGGCCCGCGAGCGTGGTCATATCCTTGAAGGTCAGGCCGTTGCTCTGTCGAACATCGACCCGGTCATCGCCCTGATCAAGGCCTCGCCGACGCCGTCGGAAGCCAAGGAAGCGCTGGTCAGCACGCCTTGGGAATCCAGTGCGGTGATGACCATGGTCGAGCGCGCCGGCGCCGACTCCTGCCGCCCGGAGAACCTCGACCCGCAATACGGTCTGCGCGACGGCAAGTACTTCCTGTCCCCGGAACAGGCGCAAGCCATCCTGGAACTGCGCCTGCACCGCCTGACCGGCCTGGAGCACGAGAAGCTGCTGGCCGAGTACCAGGAGATCCTCAACCAGATCGGCGAGCTGATCCGCATCCTCAACAGCGCCACGCGCCTGATGGAAGTGATCCGCGAAGAGCTGGAAGTGATCCGCGCCGAATACGGCGACGTGCGCCGCACCGAGATCCTCGATGCGCGCCTGGACCTGACCCTGGGTGACATGATCCCGGAAGAAGACCGCGTGGTGACTATCTCCCACGGCGGCTACGCCAAGACCCAGCCGCTGGCCGCCTACCAGGCCCAGCGTCGCGGCGGCAAAGGCAAGTCGGCCACCGGCGTCAAGGACGAGGACTACATCGCCCACCTGCTGGTTGCCAACAGCCACACCACGCTGCTGCTGTTCTCCAGCAAGGGTAAGGTGTACTGGCTCAAGACCTACGAAATCCCCGAAGCATCCCGCGCTGCCCGTGGTCGTCCGCTGGTCAACCTGCTGCCGCTGGACGATGGTGAGTACATCACCACCATGCTGCCGGTCGAGGAATACACCGAAGGCCACTACATCTTCATGGCAACCGCCAACGGCACTGTCAAGAAGACTCCGCTGGAATCCTTCAGCCGCCAGCGCAGCGTGGGCCTGATCGCCCTGGAGCTGGATGAAGGCGACGTGCTGATTTCCGCCGCCATCACCGACGGCGAGCGTGAGGTCATGCTGTTCTCCGACGGTGGCAAGGTCACCCGCTTCAAGGAATCCGACGTTCGCGCCATGGGCCGTACCGCCCGCGGTGTGCGCGGCATGCGTCTGCCGGAAGGCCAGAAGCTGATTTCCATGCTGATCCCCGAAGAAGGCAGCCAGATCCTTACCGCTTCGGCGCGTGGTTATGGCAAACGTACCGCCATCAGCGAATTCCCCGAGTACAAGCGCGGCGGCCAGGGCGTGATCGCCATGGTCAGCAACGAGCGTAACGGCCGTCTGGTCGGTGCGGTCCAGGTGCTCGATGGCGAAGAGATCATGCTGATCTCCGACCAGGGCACCCTGGTGCGTACCCGGGTCGACGAAGTGTCGAGCCTGGGCCGTAACACCCAGGGCGTGACGCTGATCAAGCTGGCCAGCGATGAAACGCTGGTGGGGCTTGAGCGGGTCCAGGAGCCGTCGGAAGTCGAAGGCGAGGAGCTGGAAGGCGAGGAGCTGGAAGGCGAGGAAGACGTGGCGTTCGACGGTACCCTGGGTGCCGATGTCGACGACATGACTGGCGACGATCAATCGCTCGACGCTGCCGCAGACGAAGAAGAACCGCAGGAATAA
- the serC gene encoding 3-phosphoserine/phosphohydroxythreonine transaminase, which produces MSKRAYNFCAGPAALPEAVLKRAQGELLDWHGKGLSVMEMSHRSDEFVSIATKAEQDLRDLLNIPSNYKVLFLQGGASQQFAQIPLNLLPENGKADYIDTGIWSQKAIEEASRYGHVNVAATAKPYDYFAIPGQNEWNLSKDAAYVHYAPNETIGGLEFNWIPETGDVPLVADMSSDILSRPVDISRFGMIYAGAQKNIGPSGILVSIIREDLLGHARSLCPTMLNYKVAADNGSMYNTPPTLAWYLSGLVFEWLKEQGGVEAIGKLNEVKQRTLYDFIDASGLYSNPINRTDRSWMNVPFRLADDRLDKPFLAGADERGLLNLKGHRSVGGMRASIYNAVDINAVNALIAYMAEFEKEHG; this is translated from the coding sequence GTGAGCAAGAGAGCCTATAACTTCTGTGCCGGCCCGGCGGCGCTTCCTGAAGCGGTCCTGAAGCGCGCCCAGGGTGAACTTCTCGACTGGCATGGCAAGGGCCTGTCCGTCATGGAAATGAGCCATCGCAGCGATGAGTTCGTGTCCATTGCCACCAAGGCCGAGCAGGATCTGCGCGATCTGCTGAACATCCCGTCCAACTACAAGGTGCTGTTCCTGCAGGGGGGCGCGAGCCAGCAGTTCGCCCAGATTCCATTGAACCTGCTGCCGGAAAACGGCAAGGCCGACTACATCGACACCGGCATCTGGTCGCAGAAAGCCATTGAAGAAGCCTCGCGCTACGGCCACGTCAACGTTGCCGCCACCGCCAAGCCCTACGACTATTTCGCCATTCCCGGCCAGAACGAGTGGAACCTGTCCAAGGACGCGGCCTACGTTCATTACGCGCCGAACGAGACCATTGGTGGCCTGGAATTCAACTGGATCCCGGAAACTGGCGACGTGCCATTGGTGGCCGACATGTCTTCGGACATCCTGTCGCGCCCTGTGGATATCTCCCGTTTCGGCATGATCTACGCCGGCGCCCAGAAGAACATCGGCCCGAGCGGTATCCTGGTCAGCATCATCCGTGAAGACCTGTTGGGTCATGCCCGTTCCCTGTGCCCGACCATGCTCAACTACAAGGTCGCGGCCGACAACGGTTCGATGTACAACACGCCGCCGACACTGGCCTGGTACCTGTCCGGCCTGGTGTTCGAGTGGCTGAAAGAGCAGGGCGGTGTCGAAGCCATCGGCAAGCTCAACGAAGTGAAGCAGCGCACGCTCTACGACTTCATCGACGCCAGCGGCCTTTACAGCAACCCGATCAACAGGACCGACCGCTCCTGGATGAACGTACCGTTCCGCCTGGCCGACGACCGTCTCGACAAGCCGTTCCTGGCGGGCGCTGACGAGCGCGGGCTGTTGAACCTCAAGGGCCATCGCTCGGTCGGTGGCATGCGCGCCTCCATCTACAACGCCGTGGACATCAATGCCGTCAACGCACTGATCGCCTACATGGCAGAGTTCGAGAAGGAACACGGCTGA
- the pheA gene encoding prephenate dehydratase, whose protein sequence is MSEQELKALRLRIDALDEKVLELISERARCAQEVARVKMASLAEGEVPVFYRPEREAQVLKRVMERNKGPLSNEEMARLFREVMSSCLALEQPLKVAYLGPEGTFTQAAAMKHFGHAVISKPMAAIDEVFREVAAGAVNFGVVPVENSTEGAVNHTLDSFLEHDMVICGEVELRIHHHLLVGENTKTDSISRIYSHAQSLAQCRKWLDAHYPNVERVAVSSNAEAAKRVKGEWNSAAIAGDMAAGLYGLTRLAEKIEDRPDNSTRFLMIGNQEVPPTGDDKTSIIVSMSNKPGALHELLVPFHDNGIDLTRIETRPSRSGKWTYVFFIDFVGHHRDPLVKGVLEKISQEAVALKVLGSYPKAVL, encoded by the coding sequence ATGTCAGAGCAAGAACTCAAGGCGCTGCGCCTGCGCATCGATGCCCTGGACGAAAAGGTCCTGGAGCTGATCAGCGAGCGCGCGCGCTGCGCCCAGGAAGTTGCCCGGGTGAAAATGGCTTCCCTGGCTGAAGGTGAAGTGCCGGTGTTCTATCGCCCCGAGCGTGAGGCTCAGGTGCTCAAGCGCGTCATGGAGCGCAACAAGGGCCCGCTGAGCAACGAAGAAATGGCGCGGCTGTTCCGCGAAGTCATGTCGTCGTGCCTGGCCCTCGAGCAGCCGCTGAAAGTGGCGTACCTGGGCCCTGAAGGCACCTTCACCCAGGCCGCAGCCATGAAGCATTTCGGGCACGCGGTGATCAGCAAGCCGATGGCGGCCATCGACGAAGTCTTCCGCGAAGTCGCGGCCGGAGCGGTGAATTTCGGCGTGGTCCCGGTGGAAAACTCCACCGAAGGCGCAGTCAACCACACGCTGGATAGCTTCCTCGAGCATGACATGGTGATCTGTGGCGAAGTCGAGCTGCGCATCCACCATCACCTGCTGGTGGGCGAGAACACCAAGACCGACAGCATCAGCCGGATCTATTCCCACGCCCAGTCCCTGGCCCAGTGCCGCAAGTGGCTGGACGCCCACTATCCGAATGTCGAGCGCGTGGCGGTATCGAGCAACGCCGAGGCGGCCAAGCGGGTCAAGGGCGAGTGGAACTCGGCGGCGATTGCCGGCGACATGGCGGCCGGCCTCTACGGGCTGACCCGCCTGGCCGAGAAAATCGAGGATCGTCCGGACAACTCCACGCGATTCCTGATGATCGGCAACCAGGAAGTGCCACCGACCGGCGACGACAAGACCTCGATCATCGTTTCCATGAGCAACAAGCCCGGTGCGCTCCATGAACTGCTGGTGCCGTTCCACGACAACGGTATCGACCTGACCCGGATCGAGACCCGTCCGTCGCGCAGCGGTAAATGGACCTACGTGTTCTTCATCGATTTCGTCGGCCACCACCGCGACCCACTGGTAAAAGGTGTGCTGGAGAAAATCAGTCAGGAAGCGGTGGCACTCAAGGTGCTGGGTTCCTACCCCAAGGCAGTTCTTTAA